The Mesorhizobium koreense genome includes a window with the following:
- the hutI gene encoding imidazolonepropionase: MNRKIVKATNIATMQPGGTAYGLVADGAIGIEDGRIAWVGKADAVPADWRGTTVEDCGNRLVTPALIDCHTHLVFGGNRAKEFEMRLQGATYEEIARAGGGIVSTVTATRALSEDELVEAALPRLDALMAEGVGTIEIKSGYGLTIEDELKMLRAARRLGELRKVRVKTSYLAAHAVPAEYKGRADAYIDEVVLPGLDAAQAEGLVDAVDGFCEGIAFSPAQIARVFERAKALGIPVKLHAEQLSNLGGAALAASYRALSADHLEYLDEADAEAMAKNGTVAVLLPGAFYFLREKQAPPVDALRSAGVPIAIATDCNPGSSPLASLLLTMNMASTLFRLAPEEALAGVTRNAARALGLAEEVGTIEVGKRAELAVWDVGHPAELAYRIGFNALNKVIVG; the protein is encoded by the coding sequence ATGAACAGAAAAATCGTCAAAGCCACGAACATCGCCACGATGCAGCCGGGTGGGACCGCTTACGGCCTCGTCGCGGATGGCGCGATCGGGATCGAGGACGGCCGCATCGCCTGGGTCGGCAAGGCCGATGCGGTGCCGGCCGATTGGCGCGGCACCACCGTTGAGGATTGCGGCAACCGGCTCGTGACGCCTGCCCTGATCGACTGCCACACGCATCTCGTCTTCGGCGGCAACCGGGCGAAGGAATTCGAGATGCGGCTTCAAGGCGCGACTTATGAGGAGATCGCGCGCGCCGGCGGCGGCATCGTCTCGACAGTCACGGCGACGCGGGCGCTCTCCGAGGATGAACTGGTCGAAGCCGCCCTTCCCCGGCTCGATGCGCTGATGGCCGAAGGGGTCGGGACGATCGAGATCAAGTCGGGCTACGGACTGACGATCGAGGACGAATTGAAGATGCTGCGCGCCGCGCGACGGCTCGGCGAATTGCGCAAGGTGCGAGTGAAGACGAGCTACCTTGCCGCGCATGCCGTCCCTGCGGAATACAAGGGCCGCGCCGACGCCTATATCGACGAGGTGGTGCTGCCGGGCCTCGATGCCGCGCAGGCCGAAGGGCTGGTCGATGCCGTCGACGGGTTCTGCGAGGGCATCGCCTTTTCGCCAGCGCAGATCGCGCGCGTCTTCGAACGCGCGAAGGCGCTTGGCATCCCGGTCAAGCTCCACGCCGAGCAGCTTTCCAATCTGGGTGGGGCTGCACTCGCAGCCTCCTATCGCGCGCTGTCGGCCGACCATCTCGAATATCTGGACGAAGCTGACGCCGAGGCCATGGCGAAAAACGGGACCGTCGCGGTCCTGCTTCCCGGAGCCTTCTATTTCCTGCGTGAAAAGCAGGCGCCGCCGGTCGATGCGCTGCGCTCGGCGGGCGTGCCGATCGCCATCGCCACCGACTGCAATCCCGGCTCCTCACCGCTCGCCTCGCTCCTTCTGACCATGAACATGGCCTCGACGCTCTTCCGCCTCGCGCCCGAGGAGGCGCTTGCCGGCGTGACCCGCAATGCCGCGCGAGCGCTCGGGCTGGCGGAAGAAGTCGGGACGATCGAGGTCGGCAAACGCGCCGAGCTTGCGGTGTGGGACGTCGGACATCCGGCCGAACTGGCGTATCGGATCGGGTTCAATGCGCTGAACAAGGTGATCGTGGGATGA
- a CDS encoding UTRA domain-containing protein — protein sequence MPDGDRREAMSNGKRLSYRDISEDILKRIAKRVWEPGALIPGEQALAAEFGCSRATVNRALQDLARAGILERRRKAGTRVSLNPVREARFVIPLVRQEIEAKGAEYRYRLLGCETDKAGEAVADRLGLEKSARMLHVRCLHLADGAPYQYEDRWINPDAVPDVRDAPFDTVSPNEWLVTNAPFSRAEFIFRAARAGAEEAALLGLPEGEAVFVAERLTWLADKPVTFVRMVHPPSHRIVTEL from the coding sequence ATGCCTGACGGCGATCGCCGCGAAGCTATGAGCAACGGCAAGCGCCTCTCCTATCGCGACATTAGCGAGGATATCCTGAAACGCATCGCCAAGCGCGTCTGGGAGCCAGGCGCGCTGATCCCCGGCGAGCAGGCGCTTGCCGCCGAATTCGGCTGTTCGCGGGCGACGGTCAACCGCGCGCTGCAGGATCTCGCCCGCGCCGGCATCCTCGAGCGGCGGCGCAAGGCCGGCACGCGGGTCTCGCTCAATCCGGTGCGCGAGGCGCGCTTCGTCATCCCCTTGGTGCGGCAGGAGATCGAGGCGAAGGGCGCGGAATACCGCTATCGGCTGCTGGGCTGCGAGACCGACAAGGCGGGCGAGGCGGTGGCCGACCGGCTCGGGCTGGAGAAGTCCGCGCGCATGCTGCATGTCCGCTGCCTGCATCTCGCCGACGGCGCGCCCTACCAATACGAGGATCGCTGGATCAATCCTGACGCCGTGCCGGATGTCCGCGATGCACCGTTCGATACCGTCAGCCCGAACGAGTGGCTGGTGACGAACGCGCCCTTCTCGCGTGCTGAATTCATTTTCCGGGCGGCCCGCGCCGGCGCGGAGGAAGCCGCGCTGCTCGGCCTGCCGGAGGGCGAGGCGGTCTTCGTCGCGGAGCGGCTGACATGGCTCGCCGACAAGCCGGTCACCTTCGTGCGCATGGTTCACCCGCCCAGCCATCGCATCGTGACGGAGTTGTAG
- a CDS encoding helix-turn-helix domain-containing protein, whose protein sequence is MITAAQMRAARALIGMDQKTLAERAGVSLPTVQRMEASDGVVRGVVDTLVKVIQALEEAGVTLIGDNQTSDGGGRGVRLKTPPDGSAR, encoded by the coding sequence ATGATCACGGCAGCGCAGATGCGCGCCGCGCGCGCGCTGATCGGGATGGACCAGAAGACGCTTGCCGAACGCGCCGGCGTCTCGCTGCCCACCGTGCAGCGCATGGAAGCCTCAGACGGCGTCGTGCGCGGTGTGGTGGATACGCTGGTCAAGGTGATCCAGGCGCTCGAGGAGGCCGGCGTGACGCTCATCGGCGACAACCAGACGAGCGACGGCGGCGGCCGCGGGGTCAGGCTGAAGACACCGCCGGACGGATCAGCCCGCTGA
- the hutU gene encoding urocanate hydratase, with product MTNPRHNIREIHAPRGPELNALSWQTEAPLRMLMNNLDPGVAENPNELVVYGGIGRAARTWNDFDAIVATLKTLKEDETLLVQSGKPVGVFRTHADAPRVLIANSNLVPHWADWDHFNELDRKGLMMYGQMTAGSWIYIGTQGIVQGTYETFVEAGRQHYNGDLKGKWILTAGLGGMGGAQPLAAIMAGASCLAIECDPDRIDFRLRTRYVDERADTLDEALAMIERWTKAGEAKSVGLVGNAAEIVPELHRRGVRPDILTDQTSAHDPLNGYLPKGWSLGEWREKRESDPKAVEKAARQSMREHVEAMVGFWNDGVPTLDYGNNIRQVAKDEGFDNAFAFPGFVPAYIRPLFCRGIGPFRWAALSGDPEDIFRTDAKVKELTPGNTHLHNWLDMARERIAFQGLPARICWVGLGDRHRLGLAFNEMVAKGELKAPVVIGRDHLDSGSVASPNRETEAMKDGSDAVSDWPLLNALLNCASGATWVSLHHGGGVGMGFSQHAGMVICADGTPEAAKRLERVLWNDPATGVMRHADAGYETAIECAKEKGLRLPAILGN from the coding sequence ATGACCAATCCCCGTCACAACATCCGCGAGATCCATGCGCCGCGCGGCCCGGAACTCAACGCGCTTTCCTGGCAAACGGAAGCGCCGCTCAGGATGCTGATGAACAATCTCGATCCGGGCGTGGCGGAAAACCCGAACGAGCTCGTCGTCTATGGCGGCATCGGCCGCGCCGCGCGCACCTGGAACGATTTCGACGCCATCGTGGCGACGCTGAAGACGCTGAAGGAGGACGAGACGCTGCTCGTCCAGTCGGGCAAGCCGGTCGGCGTCTTCCGCACCCACGCCGACGCGCCGCGCGTGCTGATCGCCAATTCCAACCTCGTGCCGCACTGGGCCGACTGGGACCATTTCAACGAGCTCGATCGCAAGGGCCTGATGATGTACGGCCAGATGACGGCCGGGTCGTGGATCTATATCGGCACGCAGGGCATCGTGCAGGGCACCTACGAGACCTTCGTGGAGGCCGGCCGCCAGCACTATAACGGCGATCTCAAGGGGAAATGGATCCTGACCGCGGGCCTGGGCGGCATGGGCGGGGCGCAGCCGCTTGCCGCCATCATGGCCGGTGCCTCCTGCCTCGCCATCGAATGCGACCCCGACCGCATCGATTTCAGGCTCCGCACCCGCTATGTCGACGAGCGTGCGGATACGCTCGACGAGGCACTCGCCATGATCGAGCGTTGGACGAAGGCCGGCGAAGCGAAGTCGGTCGGGCTTGTCGGCAACGCCGCCGAGATCGTGCCGGAACTTCACCGGCGCGGCGTCAGGCCGGACATCCTGACCGACCAGACCTCTGCGCACGATCCGCTCAACGGCTATCTGCCGAAGGGCTGGTCGCTCGGGGAATGGCGCGAAAAACGCGAGAGCGATCCGAAGGCGGTGGAAAAGGCAGCCCGCCAATCCATGCGCGAGCATGTGGAGGCCATGGTCGGCTTCTGGAACGACGGCGTGCCGACGCTCGACTACGGCAACAATATCCGCCAGGTCGCCAAGGACGAGGGCTTCGACAACGCGTTCGCCTTTCCAGGCTTCGTTCCCGCCTATATCCGCCCGCTCTTCTGCCGCGGCATCGGCCCCTTCCGTTGGGCCGCCCTTTCGGGCGACCCGGAGGACATCTTCCGCACCGACGCCAAGGTCAAGGAACTGACGCCGGGCAATACGCATCTGCACAATTGGCTCGACATGGCAAGGGAGCGCATCGCTTTCCAGGGCCTGCCGGCGCGCATCTGCTGGGTGGGCCTCGGCGACCGCCACCGGCTCGGCCTCGCCTTCAACGAGATGGTGGCGAAGGGCGAGTTGAAGGCGCCGGTCGTCATCGGCCGCGACCATCTCGATTCCGGCTCCGTCGCCTCGCCCAACCGTGAGACCGAGGCGATGAAGGACGGGTCGGACGCCGTGTCGGACTGGCCCCTCCTCAACGCGCTGCTCAATTGCGCCTCGGGCGCGACATGGGTGTCGCTGCACCATGGCGGCGGCGTCGGCATGGGCTTTTCGCAGCACGCCGGAATGGTGATCTGCGCCGACGGCACGCCGGAAGCGGCGAAGCGGCTCGAGCGCGTGCTGTGGAACGACCCAGCCACCGGCGTCATGCGCCATGCGGATGCCGGTTACGAGACGGCAATCGAATGCGCGAAGGAAAAGGGGCTGAGGCTGCCGGCCATCCTCGGCAACTGA
- the hutH gene encoding histidine ammonia-lyase has translation MTLTLHPGAITLETLERIYRGSEPVRLASASHPRIEAAAARIAEIAGGADAVYGINTGFGKLASVRIPAADVATLQRNLILSHCCGVGQPLKPQIVRLVMALKLMSLGRGASGVRMETVSLIEAMLEKGVVPVIPEKGSVGASGDLAPLAHMTAAMIGEGKAYLAGERMAARAALEKAGLKPVVLAAKEGLALINGTQVSTALALAGLFETHRAANAALVTGALSTDAAMGSSAPFHPEIHALRGHQGQIDTAAALWRLLDGSEIRESHRLGDERVQDPYCIRCQPQVDGAALDILRQCARTLTLEANAVTDNPLVLSDGSVVSGGNFHAEPVAFAADQIALAICEIGAIAQRRIALLVDPALSFGLPAFLAKKPGLNSGLMIAEVTSAALMSENKQRAHPASIDSTPTSANQEDHVSMACHGARRLLDMAENLAAIIGIEAVTAAQGIDFRAPLKTSGELQKAHQAVRNAVPALEVDRYMAGDLAAAGELVRSGALCDSVSAGILPGLEG, from the coding sequence ATGACCCTCACTCTCCATCCCGGTGCCATCACGCTTGAAACGCTGGAGCGCATCTATCGAGGGTCCGAACCTGTCCGCCTCGCCTCCGCCTCGCATCCGCGCATCGAGGCCGCCGCCGCCCGCATCGCGGAGATCGCCGGCGGGGCCGACGCCGTCTACGGCATCAACACCGGCTTCGGGAAGCTTGCCAGCGTACGCATCCCGGCGGCGGACGTGGCCACCCTCCAGCGCAACCTCATCCTCTCGCATTGCTGCGGCGTCGGCCAGCCGCTGAAGCCTCAGATCGTGCGTCTCGTCATGGCGTTGAAGCTGATGTCGCTCGGGCGCGGCGCGTCGGGCGTGCGCATGGAGACGGTGTCGCTGATCGAAGCGATGCTGGAAAAAGGCGTTGTGCCGGTCATCCCGGAAAAGGGCTCGGTCGGGGCTTCGGGTGACCTCGCGCCGCTTGCCCACATGACCGCCGCGATGATCGGCGAAGGCAAGGCATATCTGGCCGGCGAAAGGATGGCCGCGCGGGCGGCACTCGAAAAAGCCGGGCTGAAGCCGGTCGTGCTCGCCGCCAAGGAAGGGCTTGCGCTGATCAACGGCACGCAGGTCTCGACCGCGCTGGCGCTTGCCGGGCTTTTCGAGACGCATCGCGCGGCAAACGCGGCGCTGGTCACCGGCGCGCTCTCGACCGATGCCGCGATGGGCTCCTCCGCGCCATTCCATCCCGAAATCCACGCACTGCGCGGCCATCAGGGCCAGATCGACACGGCGGCGGCGCTGTGGCGTTTGCTCGACGGCTCGGAAATCCGCGAAAGCCACCGGCTCGGCGACGAGCGCGTGCAGGACCCTTATTGCATACGCTGCCAGCCGCAGGTGGACGGTGCAGCACTCGACATATTGCGCCAGTGTGCACGCACGCTCACGCTTGAAGCCAATGCCGTGACCGACAATCCGCTTGTGCTCTCCGACGGCTCGGTCGTCTCCGGCGGCAATTTCCACGCCGAGCCTGTGGCGTTCGCGGCCGACCAGATCGCGCTCGCCATCTGCGAGATCGGGGCCATTGCCCAAAGACGCATCGCGCTTCTGGTCGATCCGGCGCTCTCCTTCGGCTTGCCGGCCTTCCTGGCGAAGAAGCCGGGGCTCAATTCCGGCCTGATGATCGCCGAGGTCACTTCCGCCGCGCTGATGAGCGAGAACAAGCAGCGCGCGCATCCGGCCTCGATCGATTCCACGCCGACCTCCGCCAACCAGGAGGACCATGTGTCCATGGCCTGCCACGGCGCGCGCCGGCTTCTCGACATGGCCGAAAACCTCGCCGCGATCATCGGCATCGAGGCGGTCACGGCGGCGCAGGGCATCGACTTTCGGGCGCCGCTCAAGACCAGCGGCGAATTGCAGAAGGCGCATCAGGCGGTCCGCAACGCCGTCCCGGCGCTGGAGGTGGACCGCTATATGGCGGGCGACCTCGCGGCCGCTGGTGAATTGGTGCGTTCGGGGGCGCTCTGCGACAGCGTTTCGGCGGGCATTTTGCCTGGGCTGGAGGGATGA
- the hutG gene encoding N-formylglutamate deformylase, whose translation MTPFEITRGTSPVILGFPHTGTEVPPDIWADLNEEGRKLRDTDWHIHRLYAGLLPEVTTVRATFHRYCIDANRDPSGASLYPGQNTTGLVPLTDFDDQPLWSKEPDGKEIERRKALFHAPYHAALAAEIERVKSIHGIAVLYDCHSIRSKCPFLFDGILPDFNIGTDNGRTCAPELEEAVVDICRSAKGYTSILNGRFRGGWTTRHYGRPQDGVHAVQMELAQSTHLATEEPPFAYDETKAERLRVHLGAILKRLEEIALSMKSGVWS comes from the coding sequence ATGACCCCCTTTGAAATCACCCGCGGCACCTCGCCCGTCATCCTCGGCTTCCCGCATACCGGTACGGAGGTGCCGCCGGACATATGGGCCGACCTCAACGAGGAAGGCCGCAAGCTGCGCGATACGGACTGGCACATCCACCGCCTCTATGCCGGCCTGCTGCCGGAGGTGACGACAGTCCGCGCGACCTTCCATCGCTATTGCATCGACGCTAACCGCGACCCGTCGGGCGCCAGCCTCTATCCGGGGCAGAACACGACGGGGCTTGTGCCGCTCACCGATTTCGACGACCAGCCGCTCTGGTCGAAGGAACCGGACGGGAAGGAGATCGAACGGCGCAAGGCGCTGTTCCATGCGCCCTACCATGCGGCGCTTGCAGCCGAAATCGAGCGCGTGAAATCTATCCACGGCATCGCCGTGCTCTACGATTGCCACTCGATCCGCTCAAAATGCCCGTTCCTGTTCGACGGCATCCTGCCCGACTTCAACATCGGCACCGACAACGGCAGGACCTGCGCACCGGAACTCGAGGAGGCCGTGGTCGACATCTGCCGCTCGGCGAAGGGCTATACGTCGATCCTCAACGGCCGCTTCCGCGGCGGCTGGACGACGCGGCACTATGGAAGGCCGCAGGATGGCGTCCATGCCGTGCAGATGGAACTGGCGCAGTCCACCCATCTCGCGACCGAAGAACCGCCCTTCGCCTATGACGAGACCAAGGCCGAAAGGCTGCGCGTCCATCTCGGCGCCATCCTGAAGCGCCTCGAGGAAATCGCCCTTTCGATGAAATCCGGAGTCTGGTCATGA
- a CDS encoding formimidoylglutamate deiminase: protein MRTIFAATALLEDGWAKDVLVGIDDDGRVASVAKDVKAAPGSMHVETLLPAACNLHSHTFQRAMAGLTERRGPSERDSFWTWREVMYRFLDLLSPEDIEAVAAFAFMEMQEAGFAAVAEFHYLHNRPGGGAYDDPGELSVRIAAAQASTGIGLTLLPVYYAQGGVDGRPLAGGQLRFGNRLDGFAAEMERAGEIVKGLSPDTGLGVAPHSLRAVGPADLEALTGMLPDAPFHMHIAEQEGEVEEALAELGARPVEWLLANMPVDKRWCLIHCTHMEPRETEALARSGAVAGLCPVTEANLGDGIFDGARFLASGGSIGVGSDSNIRITLNEELRQFEYSQRLRDHARVVLAGAGQSAGRVLYGKALAGGAQALGRQSGRIAPGLWADLVALQRGEGLMLAKQPDLPLDNWIFCGDGKVSDLWSAGRHRVAEGRHVRREEIARRYHECLTAIAAKL from the coding sequence ATGCGGACGATATTCGCGGCGACGGCGCTCCTCGAGGATGGCTGGGCGAAAGATGTCCTTGTCGGGATCGACGATGATGGCCGCGTCGCTTCGGTCGCGAAGGACGTTAAGGCCGCGCCCGGCAGCATGCATGTCGAGACGCTGCTGCCGGCCGCCTGCAACCTGCACAGCCACACCTTCCAGCGCGCCATGGCTGGCCTGACCGAACGGCGCGGCCCCTCCGAGCGCGATAGTTTCTGGACGTGGCGCGAGGTGATGTACCGCTTTCTCGACCTTCTCTCGCCGGAGGATATCGAGGCCGTCGCCGCCTTCGCCTTCATGGAGATGCAGGAAGCCGGCTTCGCGGCAGTGGCGGAGTTCCATTACCTCCACAACCGGCCGGGCGGCGGCGCCTATGACGATCCCGGCGAACTGTCCGTTCGGATCGCCGCGGCGCAAGCCTCGACCGGCATCGGCCTCACGCTTTTACCGGTCTATTACGCGCAAGGCGGCGTCGACGGCCGCCCGCTTGCCGGCGGCCAGCTTCGCTTCGGCAACAGACTCGACGGATTCGCGGCGGAGATGGAGCGGGCGGGCGAGATCGTCAAAGGCCTTTCCCCCGACACCGGCCTCGGCGTCGCGCCGCACTCGCTGCGCGCCGTCGGTCCAGCCGATCTGGAAGCGCTGACCGGCATGCTGCCCGACGCGCCCTTCCATATGCACATTGCCGAGCAGGAGGGCGAGGTGGAGGAGGCGCTGGCCGAGCTTGGCGCGCGGCCGGTCGAATGGCTGCTTGCCAACATGCCTGTGGACAAGCGCTGGTGCCTCATCCACTGTACCCATATGGAGCCGCGCGAGACCGAGGCGTTGGCGCGGAGCGGCGCGGTTGCCGGCCTCTGTCCGGTCACGGAAGCCAATCTCGGCGACGGCATATTCGACGGCGCCCGCTTCCTTGCGTCCGGCGGATCGATAGGCGTCGGCTCCGACTCCAACATCCGCATCACCCTCAACGAGGAACTGCGCCAGTTCGAATATTCGCAGCGCCTGCGCGACCATGCTCGCGTCGTGCTGGCCGGCGCCGGCCAGTCGGCCGGCCGCGTCCTCTACGGCAAAGCGCTTGCCGGAGGCGCACAGGCGCTGGGCCGCCAGTCGGGCCGCATCGCGCCGGGGCTGTGGGCCGATCTGGTCGCGTTGCAAAGGGGCGAGGGGTTGATGCTCGCAAAACAGCCCGATCTGCCGCTCGACAACTGGATATTCTGCGGTGACGGCAAGGTTTCGGACCTCTGGTCGGCCGGCCGCCATAGGGTGGCGGAGGGCCGCCATGTCCGCCGCGAGGAAATCGCCCGGCGTTATCACGAATGCCTGACGGCGATCGCCGCGAAGCTATGA
- a CDS encoding alpha-ketoglutarate-dependent dioxygenase AlkB family protein produces MPMLTEGVQYLPEHLDRMTQEALVEDIRGVVEAAPLYVPTMPKSGKPMSVRMTNCGELGWVTDRDGGYRYQAQHPVTGDPWPPIPERLMALWRELADYPHPPQACLVNFYSDSARMGLHQDRDEKEFSAPVLSVSLGDSCLFRVGGTKRSDPTVSVRLSSGDVVVLGREGRLAFHGVDRVCPETSTLLKKGGRINLTLRRVTLP; encoded by the coding sequence ATGCCCATGCTGACGGAAGGCGTCCAGTACCTGCCGGAGCATCTCGACCGCATGACGCAGGAGGCGCTCGTCGAGGACATCCGCGGGGTGGTCGAAGCTGCACCGCTTTACGTCCCGACCATGCCGAAGAGCGGCAAGCCCATGAGCGTGCGCATGACCAATTGCGGCGAACTGGGCTGGGTGACCGACCGCGACGGCGGCTACCGCTATCAGGCGCAGCATCCCGTGACCGGCGATCCATGGCCGCCGATTCCGGAGCGGCTGATGGCACTGTGGCGGGAGCTCGCCGACTATCCGCATCCGCCGCAGGCCTGCCTCGTCAATTTCTATTCCGACAGCGCCCGGATGGGCCTGCATCAGGATCGCGACGAGAAGGAATTTTCCGCACCCGTCCTCTCGGTCTCGCTCGGCGACAGCTGTCTTTTTCGGGTCGGCGGGACAAAGCGGAGCGACCCCACCGTTTCCGTCCGTCTTTCGAGCGGCGATGTCGTTGTCCTCGGCCGCGAAGGGAGGCTCGCCTTCCATGGCGTCGACCGCGTCTGTCCCGAGACTTCGACACTCCTGAAGAAGGGCGGACGCATCAACCTGACGCTGAGAAGGGTGACGTTGCCCTGA
- a CDS encoding SulP family inorganic anion transporter produces the protein MDAASRPRRQAPGFWELYTPKLITVLKEGYRPAHLRADIIAGLTVAIVALPLSMAIAIASHVTPERGLYTAIIGGTIIALFGGSRFQVGGPAGAFIVLVAATVDRHGIEGLFLATMMAGAMLIAAGYLRLGTYVKFIPYPVTVGFTAGIAVIILASQLHDLFGLTLAGKEPGDFLDKMIVLGKAAGTTNPAAVLVAVLTIGTIVAVKRLRPAWPAFLIAVAVASLAVAAFGLPVETIGSRFGGIPRSLPEPTLPVFSLDKMLTLLPDAISFALLGAIESLLSAVVADGMTGRRHRSNCELVAQGLANVVSPLFGGICVTGLIARTATNIRAGAHGPLSGFFHSMFVLLFMAVAAPLAVYVPLAALAGVLAVVAWNMVERPAFAALIRSSRGDALVLLVTFALVVFRDLTTGIVVGFALGALLFINRMAHAVAVEAHAPPAIEDLPDTTNGDRKRYDAAEASDPDTVVYRISGAFFFGAAEAVGSVFDRIADKHRNFVLDCSKVPFLDSTAANVIEGAARKASRAGVRFYIAGASPQVRRMLLSHGVRQPHARYGASVASVLDHIRRKAAELAAAA, from the coding sequence ATGGACGCCGCATCTCGCCCGCGCCGCCAAGCGCCGGGCTTCTGGGAACTCTACACGCCGAAACTCATCACCGTCCTCAAGGAAGGCTACCGGCCGGCGCATCTGCGCGCCGACATCATCGCCGGGCTGACCGTGGCGATCGTGGCGCTGCCGCTCTCCATGGCGATCGCCATCGCCTCGCATGTGACGCCCGAACGCGGCCTCTACACGGCGATCATCGGCGGCACCATCATCGCGCTCTTCGGCGGCAGCCGTTTCCAGGTCGGCGGACCGGCCGGCGCTTTCATCGTGCTCGTCGCCGCGACCGTCGACCGGCACGGGATAGAAGGCCTCTTCCTCGCCACCATGATGGCAGGCGCCATGCTGATCGCGGCCGGCTACCTGAGGCTCGGCACCTATGTGAAATTTATCCCCTACCCCGTCACCGTCGGCTTCACGGCGGGCATCGCGGTCATCATCCTCGCCAGCCAGTTGCACGACCTCTTCGGCCTGACGCTCGCCGGCAAGGAACCGGGCGATTTCCTCGACAAGATGATCGTGCTCGGCAAGGCGGCCGGCACGACAAACCCGGCCGCGGTGCTGGTCGCAGTGCTGACGATCGGCACGATCGTCGCGGTCAAGCGCCTGCGCCCCGCCTGGCCGGCCTTCCTGATCGCCGTTGCCGTGGCTTCGCTCGCCGTCGCCGCGTTCGGCCTGCCGGTGGAAACGATCGGCAGCCGCTTCGGCGGCATCCCGCGCAGCCTGCCGGAGCCGACGCTTCCCGTATTCAGCCTGGACAAGATGCTGACGCTTTTACCGGACGCGATCTCCTTTGCCCTCCTCGGCGCCATCGAATCGCTCCTGTCGGCCGTGGTCGCCGACGGCATGACCGGACGCCGCCACCGTTCCAATTGCGAACTGGTCGCGCAGGGTCTTGCCAACGTGGTCTCGCCGCTCTTCGGCGGCATCTGCGTCACCGGCCTTATCGCGCGCACCGCGACCAATATCCGGGCCGGCGCGCACGGCCCGCTTTCCGGCTTCTTCCACTCGATGTTCGTGCTCCTGTTCATGGCGGTCGCCGCGCCGCTCGCCGTCTACGTGCCGCTTGCCGCACTCGCCGGCGTGCTTGCGGTGGTCGCCTGGAACATGGTGGAGCGGCCAGCCTTCGCGGCGCTCATCCGCTCCTCGCGCGGCGACGCGCTTGTGCTGCTCGTCACCTTCGCGCTCGTCGTCTTCCGCGACCTCACCACCGGCATCGTGGTCGGCTTCGCGCTCGGCGCGCTTCTCTTCATCAACCGTATGGCACACGCCGTCGCCGTGGAGGCGCACGCGCCGCCCGCGATCGAGGATCTGCCCGATACGACCAACGGCGACCGCAAGCGCTACGACGCCGCCGAAGCGAGCGATCCCGACACGGTCGTCTACCGCATCTCCGGCGCCTTCTTCTTCGGCGCGGCGGAGGCGGTGGGCTCCGTCTTCGACCGCATCGCCGACAAGCACCGGAATTTCGTGCTCGACTGCTCGAAGGTGCCGTTCCTCGATTCGACAGCGGCCAACGTCATCGAAGGCGCCGCACGCAAGGCGTCGCGCGCCGGCGTACGCTTCTATATCGCCGGCGCGTCGCCACAGGTCCGCCGCATGCTCCTGAGCCACGGCGTGCGCCAGCCGCATGCGCGCTACGGCGCCAGCGTCGCAAGCGTCCTCGATCATATCCGCCGCAAGGCAGCGGAGCTCGCGGCCGCGGCCTGA